From Corynebacterium aquatimens:
GCGCTCCTCGACGGCATCTATGACGGGGAACTCACCATCGGTGACATGCTGTCAAAGGGCAACTTCGGCCTTGGCACCTTCGACGCGCTCGATGGGGAGATGATCATCCTGGACGGCACTTGCTACCAGCTGCGCGGCGACGGCTCAGCAACGATCGCTGACCTGGATCAAAAAAGCCCATTTGGCCAGGTGACAAACTTCGTGCCGCGCATCGTGGCGGACGCGCCCAAGGGTATGCGTCGCAGCGAGCTTTCGGCGTTTATCGACGAACTCCAGCCGTCTGGCAACTATCTCCACGCGGTGAAGATCACGGGTGAGTTCGACACCGTGACCACCCGCACCGTGACTAAGCAGGAAAAACCATATCCACCGATGCAGGAAGCCGTTGGTGACGACAAAGAGATCACGTTTGAAAACGTGCGCGGCATCATCGGTGGCTTCCGCACCCCCGGATACGCCAAGGGCATCGGGGTGCCCGGTTGCCACGTGCATTTCATTGACGACGACCGCACCACCGGCGGCCACGTCCTCGACTACACCGTCCACGACGCCATCATCGAGCTCTGCCCCGCCACAGATATTGAGCTCCACCTCCCGCTCACCGCGGACTTCGCCGCCGGCAACCTCTCACCGGAAGACTTAGACCAGCAGATCCACGACACCGAAGTGAAAAGTTAAAACATTTCCCCCTTGCCACGTCGCTGAGATTTTATATATTTAGTGAAAGGAAATCAGATGTCCGAGGTTTCCTACTCTGTAGTGCGGTGCTCGCCGCACGTTTGCTGTCGATAAAAACCAGTTGAAAGAAGGAAACACAATGCGTCGTATCGCCGCCGCTACCATGCTCGCCGTCATGCCGCTGTTCACCCTCACCGGCTGCACGGGGTCAGTGCCTAAGAATGAAGTCGAAACTCAGATCGCCGACCAGCTCGAAGCACAGGTTGGTCAGCGCCCAGACAGTATCGAGTGCCCGGGCGACCTCGAAGCCAAGGAAGGCGCCACCATGCGGTGCACGCTTTCTGCCGGGGACACCAAGTACGGCGTGGATGTTCAAGTGACCAAGGCCGAGGGCGGCAAAGCCGAGTTCGACATCCAGGTCGACGACGCGCCGATGAACTAAGCGCATCCGCTTTGCCCGAGCTTAATCGGGGCTGCCCGTGTCCAGCAGGCGCGTGAACTGCTCCTCGTTGAGGATCGATCGGCCTAAGTCTCGGGCTTTTTGTTCCTTGGAGCCGGCGTTTTCACCGACGACGACGTAGTCGGTTTTCTTCGACACCGACCCGGCCGCCTTGCCGCCGCGCGACAGGATGACCTCTTTGGCCTCATCGCGGGAGTAGTTCTCCAAGGTGCCGGTCACCACGACGGTGAGGCCCTCAAGCGTTTGCTCAGGCGCGTCGGACGTGTCGTCTTCCATGGTCACGCCAGCCGCACGCCACTTATCGACGATTTCCCGGTGCCAATCAACCTCAAACCAGTCTTTGAAGGATTCTGCGATGATGGCCCCTACTCCGTCGGTCTCCGCAAGCTCTTCCACCGTGGCGGCGCGCAGCGCGTCCATCGACGTGTAGCGGGCAGCCAGGGCACGGGCAGCTGTCGGTCCGACGTGGCGGATGGGCAACGCCACCAGTACCCGCCACAGGTCGGTGTTCTTCTTCTCTTGAAGGTTGTTCAGGAGCTTCTTGCCAGAAGCATTCACTGCGCTCTTCTGGGTGGTGTAGACGCTCGACTTCTCCAAGTCTTCAGGAGTGAGGTCGAAGAGGGTGGATTCGTCGATAAGCACGCCGGAGGCGATAAGGTCCTGCGCGCCCTTCTCCCCGAGCGCCTCAATGTCGAACGCGCCACGCGAGGCGATGTACTCCAGGCGGGTGGCAAGCTGCGCGGGGCAGGAGCGGGTGTTCGGGCTCCGTCCGCAAATGCCGTCCATCGAGGCCGCGCGCATCCTCCAGCCCGATTTCGACGGCTGGGCACCAGATTCCTGGTTCCAGCTCGGCACCTCGCTCACTATCACCCCGCTGCACGGCACCGACCTCGTCCTGGTGGTGGGCCGTGTCGGCGGACCCGATTTTCTGGCCTCTGAGGTCCGCGAGATCGGCGACCTCGGCTGCAGCGTAGGCGCGATGTTGAGCTAAGTATTTCAGTGCCACCCGACCTCGGGCTGTGTATACTCCTATTTGTGCAGCGCTCAAATAAACTACGCCGGTCGATGGCACTGACGTTTTCCGTTGCCGTCGTACTCTCCATCACGGCAGTGTGCGGGGCTTTCCTCATGCTCGACGTTGTAATCCCCAATTGGTTCGTCATCGTCGCCAGGTGGATTCCCGCCATTGTCGCAGCAACAGTGATCGTGGCGTATCAACAGCGCGAGGTGCTGGGCTGGTTTCGGCTTCGTACCCCCTGGCGAAGCGCCATCTTCGGCAGCCTGGTCGCCGTGGGTGTGCTGCTGGGCACCTACGCTATCGCGGCAGCCATCGCGCTTGCTGCTGGAGTTGGCGAGCCCCATTCGGCCAGCTTCTACGTGCGCGCACTCGCGTTCATTGCTCCGGCGACACTGTTGTTCTCGCTGAGCACTCTCGGCGAGGAGGTGGCATGGCGCGGGTTCCTTCACACATGCCTGGGCGATACCGGTGTTTGGCGCTCCTCGGCCGCGATCTCGGGACTGTGGGTGATTTTCCATCTCCCTCTCCACGCGACCATGGTCTACCAAAGCGTCCTGCCGCTGGATGCTGCGCTGACCTCGACGCTTACGCTCTTCGCGCTCGGTTTGCTACTCAGCGCGACAGCCCACCGTTTCGGCTCTCCCTGGCCGGCTACCTTCGGGCACGCTCTGCCCCTGTCCACCTTGAATCTGATCAGCCTGCCCGCCGGCCCCAGCCCCACTGACCATTGGGTGGTCGCGGGCATCACCTTCACAGCTCTCGTGCTGGCGGCTGTTGCGCTCGCCCCCGGCCGCCGGTCGGCGGGGACGTCAATGCCCGCACCATGAGGGTGCGGGCAATCTCATCTCCGGCCCGAAAATCAAGGCCGGGGCTAGCCTGACCGATCATCGCTGCCGTCAGGGGGTATTGCGACATCTCCTGCCGTCCGAGGGCGCGGGCGAAACCGGGGGTGACACCGTTGTCGGCGGCAATCAGGGCATGCCCGTAGACCCACTCGGTGAGCATGCCGGTGATACCGGCCGCAGCCTCGGCGCTGTGCCCCACTGTAACCTGGAAAAACGTCAGTAGAGTTTCGTTGAGTTTCAGGGCGTTGGGTCCCGCAATGCGCTGTTGCGCGAGAAGCTGAGCGTGACCGGGGTTATCCGTGAAGAGCTTCTGCACGTGCTGGAGGAAGGTCGCAAGCGCGGTTTCCGGATCGTCGATAAGCAAAAGCTCTGTATCGATTGCTCCGAGGAACCTGTCGCCTAGCGCGATCCGAATCGACTCCAGGTCGGCGGCATAGGTGTAGAGGGCTGTGGGACTGACCCCGGCCTGTTTCGCGATGCGGCGCTGCGTCAGCGCTCTGGGCCCTTGGCTGGCGAGAAGTTCCTCCGCGGCCAGAAGGATCGTCTCGACGGAGATATCGCCCCTCGGACCCCGCTTTCCTGTTCCACCAGCCATGGGCTGATCGTAGCGCGTGCGTTTGGGACGAACCGCAATGACCTCAGCGCGCAATCGCGCCGCAGAGTTCGTTGGGGGCACTCGCTTCTATGTACACAGACATTGACCGCGTCGCCGCCCTCGAGCGGAGAGTCGCGCAGCTCGAAGCCCATTTCACGCTTTCCCAGCAACAGCCCCCCGCCTTCGCCCTCATCGAGGCGATCAACCGCAACGACGAGCTTGTCGACGGCGTCGTCACGTTCGGCGGCGCCGTCGATACCGGGATCGGCCACTACGAATACGAGTGGTCCCGTCCCACCCACTGGGTTACAGACAGCCCCTGGGAGGACGAGATCTCGCGCCTGTCCGCACTCACCCACCCGCAGCGCGGAGAGATCCTGCGCCGCCTTTTGGGGGCTCCCGCCACCGTTGCCGAGCTCGTGTCGGGAGATATCGTCTCTTCCACGGGTACGTCCTACCACCACCTGGGCGCGCTACAAGCCGCGGGTTGGGTGACCAAGCACGATGGCGGGTACGCCATTCCCCCGCCCGCGTCATTCCACTGCTGGTGATTATCACAGCGTGCGAGGCACACTGATGAAGCCGACTGCTCTGGCCGCCAGCGGCCTCGCCGTAATCCTCACGCTGACCGTGATGCTGCTTCTCGGGCCCCGCCCGATCACGGTGGGCACGCACGCCACGGGTGATGCGTCCGTCTCCAGCGCACTTCACAACAACGCCGAACCCGGGCACAACGACCTCGCCGCCTTCTTCCTCGACAACGGCAACGTCCGCTTTGGCGGCCTCGACGCCGACGAGCACACCGAGTTCGAATTCGGCTCCATCACCAAAACCTTCAACGCCGAGCTACTGCGCCAGCAGATTGCAAGCGGCTACATCACGCTTGAAACAACAGTCGGCGAGCTTATCGACGTCCCCGCCCCGATCGCCGACGTCAACATGGAAGAACTCGCCAACCACACCTCTGGGTTAAGCTCGGCGCCCGTCGAGCTTATAAGCAACCGCCTGGCCATGGTTTTATCCAACGGCAACCCCTACCGCGAGGCGACAGCCGATGAGATCATCTCCTACGCGGGCGATGGAGAGCTGAAAAATCGCGGCCAGCGCAACTACTCCAACTACGGCCACGCCCTTCTCGGGCAGATTCTGGCCCGCAACGCGAACGTCAGTTACGAGGAATTGCTGCGCACCTCAATTCTCGAGCCCGCAGGCATGGATGAGACATACCTCGCGACGTCCGGCTCTGGAGAATACAGCTCCCGAGGACTCGGCTTGCACGGTCGCGCCGTTGAGCCTTGGGACATGGACGGCTCGGCCCCGGCGGGCGCCATCTGCTCCACCCCGGCGGACATGGGCAAGTACGCACAGTGGGTCGCCGACCACGGTCGCCCCGAGTATGGGTGGGCCCGCAGGGGAGATGGGTGGGACCGAGTACGCCTTCCACAACAGCGGGACCGGAGGTTTCCGGACCATGCTCCTGTGGTCCCCGGACGGCGAGGATGCCGTGTTCGTCGCTAAATCCAGCAGCATGTGGGTCGACGGGCTCGCCGCGGGCCTGCTCGAAGAACTCGAAGGGACAGATAGGCGATGATCAGCGACATTCTTGTTGCCTGGTGCGTAGGTGCGTTGGCCTACGTATCCTTCCGTGCGTGGCGCCGGCCAACGTGGTCGCTGAGAGACCTGATCAGCCCGGTTCTCACCGTGGCCGTCGTCCTGCTGCTGTCGCGCGCTATCGCGTGGTACGAGGCTGCGCCGTTTTGGGTGTGGCCGGTGCTCTTGTTCGCCTCCGTCGCAACTGTCGGGTTAGGCGTGTACAAATACGCCGCTACTGCAGCGAACCGGTCTGAAGCAGCTGCTCAAACTGCTCCTCGGTAAGGATCGGCCGGCCCAACTCCTCCGCCTTCGCGGCCTTGGAGCCGGCGTTTTCACCGACGACGACGTAGTCGGTTTTCTTCGACACCGACCCGGCCGCCTTGCCGCCGCGCGACAGGATGGCCTCTTTGGCCTCATCGCGGGAGTAGTTCTCCAAGGTGCCGGTCACCACGACGGTGAGGCCCTCAAGCGTTTGCTCAGGCGCGTCGGACGTGTCGTCTTCCATGGTCACGCCAGCCGCGCGCCACTTATCGACGATTTCCCGGTGCCAATCAACCTCAAACCACTCTGTAAAACTCTCCGCGATGATCTGGCCAACGCCGTCCGTTTCGGCGAGCTCTTCTGTGGTGGCGGCCAGCAGCGCATTCATGGACCTGTAGCGCGCCGCCAGGGCACGGGCCGCGGTGGGACCAACGTGGCGGATCGACAACCCCACCAGGACGCGCCACAAATCTGTCTGCTTCGCTTTATCCAGGTTGTTGAGGAGCTTTGTGCCCGAAGCATTGAGTTGCCCATCTTTTCGCGTGTACGCCGAGGACTTTTTTAGGTCGTCGGTGGTCAATGCGAAGAGATCCCCTTCGTCGATAAGCACGCCGCTTTCGATGAGGTCTTGGGCACCCTTCTCCCCCAACGCTTCGATGTCGAAAGCCCCGCGGGAAGCGATGTACTCCAGGCGAGCTGCCAGCTGCGCGGGGCACGAGCGGGTGTTGGGGCAACGCCAATCCGCGTCGCCCTCTTTCGCGGGGGCGAGCGGCGTGCCGCAGACCGGGCAGTCTGAGGGGTAGACGAACTCGCGCTCGCTGCCATCGCGCAGGTCAGCGACGGGGCCTAGGACCTCAGGGATGATTTCGCCGGCCTTGCGGACCACAACGGTGTCGCCGATCATGACGCCCTTGCGCTTGACCTCGTGCTGGTTGTGCAACGTCGCCATAGACACCGTCGAGCCGGAAACAAACACCGGCTCAAGGATGGCGAACGGCGTGGCGCGGCCCGTGCGGCCGACGGACACCGCGATGTCTTTAAGCTTCGTGGTGACCTCTTCCGGCGGGTACTTGTACGCGATCGCCCAGCGCGGCGCGCGCGAGGTGAAGCCGAGACGGCGCTGCTCCGCGAGGTCATCGACCTTGACCACAAGACCATCCATCTCATGGATCGCGTCGTGGCGGTGATCGGCCCAATAATTGACCGCCTCATGGACCTCCTCGGCCGTTTCCGCACGCCGCGTGTATTCGCTGACCGGCAGGCCGAAGCTCGCCAGCGTCTCATACGCCTCATGCTGGCTCGACAGCTCCAGGCCCTCGCGCGCGCCAATGCCGTGGCAAATCATGCGGAGCTTTCGCTTCTCGACGTCCTTCGGATTCTTCTGCCTCAGTCCCCCCGCCGCTGTATTGCGCGGGTTGGCAAACGGTTTGCCGCCTTCGGCCTGACGCAGCTCATTGAGCTCCGGAAAGTCTTCGGGGCGAATGAAGACCTCGCCGCGGACCTCGAGCAGCGGCGGGAAATCGCCTGTGAGCTGGTGCGGGATGTCCTTGATGACGCGGGCGTTCTCGGTGATGTCCTCGCCGACCCGGCCGTCGCCACGCGTGGCCGCGCGGGTGAGCGTGCCGTTTTCGTAGATGAGATCGATGGACACGCCGTCGATCTTGAGCTCCGTGAGGTACGGACCCGGCGCCTTGGCCAGCCAGTCGGCGAGTTCCTCCGCACTGAACGCATTGTCCAAACTGGTCATGGGCACGAGGTGCTCCACGTTGGCGAAGCTGGAGCTAACCGGCGCGCCGACCTCCATCGTCGGCGAATCCGGCACCGCGAGCTCCGGGTGCGTCGCCTCCAATTCCTGGAGACGGCGAAACAGGTCGTCGAACTCCGCGTCCGTGATCACCGGGTTGCCGTTGTAGTAGAGGTCCCGGTGGTGCCGGACCTCCTTCGCCAGCTCAGTCCACTGCCGCTGCAGGTCTTTGCTCACAGAGTTTGTAGTCACGCCCACCTAGCTTAGGGCGAAGTATACTTCGATGATTCAGGCCTCCTGGCTCACACCCGTGACCTGCGGAAACGTCGGGCCGCCGGAGGGCGTTTTTCATCGAAGTATACTGACCCCGCCGGGAGCTCGGCGGTGGCTGCTGGTTTCGCTGGTTTCGCGGGGTGGTGTCGGGGCGCTCGTTAGAATAAGCGCCATGAGCACTCCCGCAGCCGCCCCAAATGTCTTCGACGCCTCGCGCATGCTGTCCTTCGACCTGGAAACGACCTCCGCGAACCCGCGCGAGGCTCGGATTGTCACCTCGGCGCTCGTGCGTATCGACGGATCGGCGGTCACCGCCACCGAAACCCTCGCTGATCCCGGGGTGGAGATCCCGGAGCAGGCGGCGGCGATCCACGGGATCAGTACAGAAAAGGCGCGCGCGGAGGGCCGGCCGCACGAGGAGGTCCTGCGCGAAACCGTCGACGCAATCAGGCAGGCGTGGGACGATGGGCTCACACTCGTGGTGTTCAACGCGCCGTATGACTTGTCGGTGCTGCGGGCTCTGACCGGGGATTTCACCGTGACCGGGCCGGTGTACGACCCGCTGGTGATCGACCGCGCGAATGACCGTTACCGCCCCGGCAAGCGCAACCTGGGCGCGTTGTGCGAGTTCTACGGGGTGAAGTTAGAAAACGCGCACGAGGCTACGGCGGATGCAACCGCCGCCGCGCGCATCGCGTGGAAGCAGGTCAAGAAGGTCTGGCCGGAGCTGGCCCGCATGGATGTTGGCGAACTCATGGAGTACCAAGCTGTGAAGCACTACGAAATCCAGGAAGAGTTCCGCACCTATTGTTCTTCGCGCGGGCGCTCGATAGACGGGATCAACACCGCCTGGCCGATGATCAGCTAACCCTTGATGCAGCCCTTGATTTCGGCGCTGGCGGCGCGGTAAAAATTGAGTATGCGTCTGCCACTTCCCTTTTCCATCGAACAGATCCTTGGCGCCATCCTGGTAATCCTCACCGCGGTGGGGGTTATAGCGGGGGTTGTGGTGGCCGTCGAGAAGCAGAAAAGCGGCGAGGCTTCGCCGAGCACAAGCGTGACGACGACTCCCGCAACGCCCCAGCCCACAGTCCCGCGCACCCCGCGGCCAAGTGCCGATGAGCCGCAGCGACGCGACATCCACTTCGCTGGCCTGCTCCGCTGGGACGACTACGAGGTGGTAGACAGCACCCACGTGCGGATTTTCTACCAGGCGGGAAGCCGCGGCTGCTACGGCGAGTACGCAAACGTGAAGTACAACCGCGACGAGGTGGTCATCGACCTGTACGCGGGCACGCTTCCGAATTCTTTCCAGGCGTGCACGATGGAGCTGCGGGGATACAGCATGCTCATTACGTTGAGGTCTCCGCTGGGCAACCGCACCATCACCCAAACGCGTGGCGCGAAGCCAAAACCCGGCGAGCACACCCAACCGGTGGAAACGCCGACCTACGCCACGGAGTAGGCGTCACACGCTGTTAGCCGCTGTGCGGAGCTAGAGGAACGCAAAGCCAACAAGCGCCGCGAGGATCACGACCGCCCACGGCGGCACCTTCCACATGTGCAGCGCGACGAATGCGGCAGCCGCAACACCAAGCGTCGCCGGCCCCGTGATACCTGCGGTAAACACCGGGTTGTACAGCGCCGCGGCAAGGATCCCCACCACCGCGGCGTTCGCGCCCGCTAAAACGGCGCCCGCCTGGGGGTGCGCGCGGAGACGCTCCCAGAACGGCAGCACGCCAATCACAAGCAAGGCCGCGGGAAGGAAGATCGCTAGCGTAGCGACGATCGCCCCCCACCACCACGGCACCCCATCCGCAGCCGCACCAAGGAACGACGCGAAGGTGAACAGCGGCCCCGGAACCGCCTGCGCCGCGCCGTAGCCGGCCAGGAACGTATCGTGATCAACCATCCCGGTGGGCACCGTCGCCTGCTCCAGCAACGGCAACACGACGTGCCCGCCACCGAACACCAGCGCACCGGAACGGTAGAAGCTATCGAAGATGGTCAAGCTGGTATTGCCCATCGCCGCCGCAAGCGCCGGCAGACCCGCGAGCAAGATCCCAAAAACGGCCAGCGCTGCGACGCCGATCGAGCGCCCGAGCTTCCCTGCGCCGGCGCCCGCCGGAGCGTCCGCGGCCCCCGGGCCTGCCTGAGCCTCGGCCTGGCCGTCGCCGCCGCCCGCGTCACCGCCTCCCGCGGCGCGCTCGCGCAGCAGCGCCGCCCCCGCCACCATTCCAACGGCGATCGCCCCGACTTGAGTCGCAGGATGCGGAACCAGCAGAACAATCAGGAACGCCACCAGCGCGATCCCGGCATGGATTTTCCCGGTTACGATCGACTTCGACATGCCCAGCACCGCCTGCGCGACAACGGCAACGGCCGCGGCCTTAAGCCCGAGCAGCCAACCAGCGCCCGAGATGTCGCCTAGGTGCGCCACGCCGAGCGCAAACGCCACGAGAAGAATCACCGACGGCAGCGTAAAACCCAGCCACGCAGCGGCCATGCCGAGATACCCCGCGCGCTTAAAGCCGATAGCCATTCCCACCTGGCTCGACGCGGGACCAGGCATGAACTGACACAGCGCCACTAGGTCGGCGTACTCCTCGTCGCTGTACCAACGCCGCTTATCGACGAACTCATCCCTGAAATACCCCAAGTGCGCCACCGGACCACCGAAGGACGTGCACCCAAGTTTGGTGAAGATGCCGAGCACCTCAAGCGGTGATCCGGCGCGGTTCGGCGCGCTCGTGCTGTCAGTCGTGACGGTTTTCGAGGAGCCGTTTGTCGAAGAGACGTTTTCTGAAGACATGTAGCGATTCATCCCTGTTCGTCATCCTTGGGCTTCGTTGCGGCCGAATGTTCTTCCGTGCAGTTTGCCGTGAAGCGTTCCATAAGCACTCTAGGCACGGCGCGCGCTGCATGCTACCGGGCAACTGGCTCGCCTATCGCACGAGCGCGGTCACTACTCCGTGCCGCAGATGGTGCCTGACCCCACAACGATGTCGCCCTTACCATCGGGGTCCGGCAGGTACAGCACGGCGGCTTGGCCGCGGGCAACGCCGCGAAGCGGCTCGTCGAGCTCCAGCCGCATCGTGTCCGCATCAATGTCCACGTGCGCGGTGCAGCCCATGACGCTGCCGTGGGCGCGGATCTGTACGTTCGCCGAAAACGTGTGCGGGCCCGCAGGTGCGGAGGGCGCGGGCTCGCCGCCAGCGGCGGAAACAGGCGTCGGCGCGTCATCACGGCCGCTGCCGACCATCGCCGGGTGGAGGACTTTGAGGCGGTCGGCGTGGATCGTCGATACGCGAAGTGCGTCACGAGGGCCGACGGTGACTGTGCCGGTGGCAGCGTCGATGTCGGTGACGTAGCGCGGCGTGCCGTCGGCGGCGGGAACGCGAATGTCCAGGCCCTTGCGCTGGCCGATCGTGTACTGGAACGCGCCATCGTGCTCTTTCAAAGCGGTGCCGTCCTGGTCCACGATCATGCCCGGCCGCATCCCAATCGAACGCCCCAAAAACGCCTGGGTGTTGCCGTCGGGGATGAAGCAGATGTCGTAGGAGTCGGGCTTGGTGGCCGTCGAGAAGCCATGTGCCTTTGCTTCTTCGCGGATCTGGGGCTTCTCCGTGTCGCCGACGGGGAACAAACAGCGGTCTAGCTCGTCGCGCGTCATGACGCCCAGGACGTAGGACTGGTCCTTGTTGGCGTCGGTGGAGCGGCGGAGGTTGCCGTCGTCGTCGATAATTGCGTAGTGCCCCGTGGCAATAGCGTCGAAGCCGAGCGCCATCGCGCGCTCCAGCAGGGCCGCGAACTTGATCTTCTCATTGCAGCGCAGGCAGGGGTTGGGGGTCTCTCCGCGCGCGTAACTGTCAACGAAGTCATCGATGACCTCCGCCTTGAAGCGGTCAGAGAAATCCCACACGTAGAACGGAATCCCCAGGTGATCGCACACCCGCCGCGCGTCAGCGGAGTCTTCCAGCGAGCAGCAACCGCGCGCAGACTCGCGCGTCTGCTGGGCGTCCTTGCTTAGCGCAAGGTGCACGCCCACGACGTCGTGTCCGGCGTCCACAAGCCGGGCGGCCGCCACTGAAGAATCGACGCCGCCGCTCATCGCAGCTAAAACTCGCACGGCCACGCAGTGTACGCCCAGCCGCTGGAACGACAAAGCTGAGATGCAAACGGGAGCCTAAACGAGCTCACGGCTACTGGGCGACTGCGATAACATAAAAGAGTTCTGGAAATTATCTGCAGCGGAGCTGTCACTGTCACCCAAGCGGCTTGTCTTCTAGCCCCCGCAGAACCGCACCATCAAGGAGAATAATGCGTACCTCTCGTATCCTCGCAGGAGCTCTCGCTCTATCTATGACCGCGTCTGTCGCTGCCGTGCCAATCGGTCACGCGGCTCAAGTCGCTCCGCCTGACGCTAAGGGTCGATGCGAAATCACCCTGAACTTCGTCGAAAGTAACTTTGAAGCCGAGTACGAAGAGTTCTTTCGCAAAGAGATCGAGGACCTCAGCGACCAGGCGTATCTCAATGGTTTCGAAGCGGTAATCAAAGGATCGAAGGACATAGCCAACCGCTACGCGCAGGAAAAGGATTTCACGACCTACGTCCGCGAAGCCGGCAAGACGAAAATTTACATCCCTTGGCCGAATCTCAACCCCATCGACAAAGCAAAGAAGGAGTTGGACGAGAGCTACGTGCGCTCTCTCCAAGGACTAGGCATGAGCACAGCACGGGCAGAGTTCTTGCTCGATACCGTGACAGACTCTTATATCGATAAGGAACGCCGACTCAACAACATCAAGAAGCCGGAAGAACCGCGAGTCGTATACCAGAGCACAGATCCGAACCCCTCATACGATC
This genomic window contains:
- a CDS encoding ArsR/SmtB family transcription factor; amino-acid sequence: MYTDIDRVAALERRVAQLEAHFTLSQQQPPAFALIEAINRNDELVDGVVTFGGAVDTGIGHYEYEWSRPTHWVTDSPWEDEISRLSALTHPQRGEILRRLLGAPATVAELVSGDIVSSTGTSYHHLGALQAAGWVTKHDGGYAIPPPASFHCW
- the budA gene encoding acetolactate decarboxylase; amino-acid sequence: MTSIGRHTIFQNSLMSALLDGIYDGELTIGDMLSKGNFGLGTFDALDGEMIILDGTCYQLRGDGSATIADLDQKSPFGQVTNFVPRIVADAPKGMRRSELSAFIDELQPSGNYLHAVKITGEFDTVTTRTVTKQEKPYPPMQEAVGDDKEITFENVRGIIGGFRTPGYAKGIGVPGCHVHFIDDDRTTGGHVLDYTVHDAIIELCPATDIELHLPLTADFAAGNLSPEDLDQQIHDTEVKS
- a CDS encoding DUF4333 domain-containing protein encodes the protein MRRIAAATMLAVMPLFTLTGCTGSVPKNEVETQIADQLEAQVGQRPDSIECPGDLEAKEGATMRCTLSAGDTKYGVDVQVTKAEGGKAEFDIQVDDAPMN
- a CDS encoding TetR/AcrR family transcriptional regulator; translated protein: MPPTNSAARLRAEVIAVRPKRTRYDQPMAGGTGKRGPRGDISVETILLAAEELLASQGPRALTQRRIAKQAGVSPTALYTYAADLESIRIALGDRFLGAIDTELLLIDDPETALATFLQHVQKLFTDNPGHAQLLAQQRIAGPNALKLNETLLTFFQVTVGHSAEAAAGITGMLTEWVYGHALIAADNGVTPGFARALGRQEMSQYPLTAAMIGQASPGLDFRAGDEIARTLMVRALTSPPTGGRGRAQQPPAREL
- a CDS encoding CPBP family glutamic-type intramembrane protease, with protein sequence MQRSNKLRRSMALTFSVAVVLSITAVCGAFLMLDVVIPNWFVIVARWIPAIVAATVIVAYQQREVLGWFRLRTPWRSAIFGSLVAVGVLLGTYAIAAAIALAAGVGEPHSASFYVRALAFIAPATLLFSLSTLGEEVAWRGFLHTCLGDTGVWRSSAAISGLWVIFHLPLHATMVYQSVLPLDAALTSTLTLFALGLLLSATAHRFGSPWPATFGHALPLSTLNLISLPAGPSPTDHWVVAGITFTALVLAAVALAPGRRSAGTSMPAP
- the chrA gene encoding chromate efflux transporter, producing the protein MSSENVSSTNGSSKTVTTDSTSAPNRAGSPLEVLGIFTKLGCTSFGGPVAHLGYFRDEFVDKRRWYSDEEYADLVALCQFMPGPASSQVGMAIGFKRAGYLGMAAAWLGFTLPSVILLVAFALGVAHLGDISGAGWLLGLKAAAVAVVAQAVLGMSKSIVTGKIHAGIALVAFLIVLLVPHPATQVGAIAVGMVAGAALLRERAAGGGDAGGGDGQAEAQAGPGAADAPAGAGAGKLGRSIGVAALAVFGILLAGLPALAAAMGNTSLTIFDSFYRSGALVFGGGHVVLPLLEQATVPTGMVDHDTFLAGYGAAQAVPGPLFTFASFLGAAADGVPWWWGAIVATLAIFLPAALLVIGVLPFWERLRAHPQAGAVLAGANAAVVGILAAALYNPVFTAGITGPATLGVAAAAFVALHMWKVPPWAVVILAALVGFAFL
- a CDS encoding serine hydrolase domain-containing protein; amino-acid sequence: MKPTALAASGLAVILTLTVMLLLGPRPITVGTHATGDASVSSALHNNAEPGHNDLAAFFLDNGNVRFGGLDADEHTEFEFGSITKTFNAELLRQQIASGYITLETTVGELIDVPAPIADVNMEELANHTSGLSSAPVELISNRLAMVLSNGNPYREATADEIISYAGDGELKNRGQRNYSNYGHALLGQILARNANVSYEELLRTSILEPAGMDETYLATSGSGEYSSRGLGLHGRAVEPWDMDGSAPAGAICSTPADMGKYAQWVADHGRPEYGWARRGDGWDRVRLPQQRDRRFPDHAPVVPGRRGCRVRR
- a CDS encoding 3'-5' exonuclease: MSTPAAAPNVFDASRMLSFDLETTSANPREARIVTSALVRIDGSAVTATETLADPGVEIPEQAAAIHGISTEKARAEGRPHEEVLRETVDAIRQAWDDGLTLVVFNAPYDLSVLRALTGDFTVTGPVYDPLVIDRANDRYRPGKRNLGALCEFYGVKLENAHEATADATAAARIAWKQVKKVWPELARMDVGELMEYQAVKHYEIQEEFRTYCSSRGRSIDGINTAWPMIS
- the mnmA gene encoding tRNA 2-thiouridine(34) synthase MnmA: MRVLAAMSGGVDSSVAAARLVDAGHDVVGVHLALSKDAQQTRESARGCCSLEDSADARRVCDHLGIPFYVWDFSDRFKAEVIDDFVDSYARGETPNPCLRCNEKIKFAALLERAMALGFDAIATGHYAIIDDDGNLRRSTDANKDQSYVLGVMTRDELDRCLFPVGDTEKPQIREEAKAHGFSTATKPDSYDICFIPDGNTQAFLGRSIGMRPGMIVDQDGTALKEHDGAFQYTIGQRKGLDIRVPAADGTPRYVTDIDAATGTVTVGPRDALRVSTIHADRLKVLHPAMVGSGRDDAPTPVSAAGGEPAPSAPAGPHTFSANVQIRAHGSVMGCTAHVDIDADTMRLELDEPLRGVARGQAAVLYLPDPDGKGDIVVGSGTICGTE
- the ligA gene encoding NAD-dependent DNA ligase LigA gives rise to the protein MTTNSVSKDLQRQWTELAKEVRHHRDLYYNGNPVITDAEFDDLFRRLQELEATHPELAVPDSPTMEVGAPVSSSFANVEHLVPMTSLDNAFSAEELADWLAKAPGPYLTELKIDGVSIDLIYENGTLTRAATRGDGRVGEDITENARVIKDIPHQLTGDFPPLLEVRGEVFIRPEDFPELNELRQAEGGKPFANPRNTAAGGLRQKNPKDVEKRKLRMICHGIGAREGLELSSQHEAYETLASFGLPVSEYTRRAETAEEVHEAVNYWADHRHDAIHEMDGLVVKVDDLAEQRRLGFTSRAPRWAIAYKYPPEEVTTKLKDIAVSVGRTGRATPFAILEPVFVSGSTVSMATLHNQHEVKRKGVMIGDTVVVRKAGEIIPEVLGPVADLRDGSEREFVYPSDCPVCGTPLAPAKEGDADWRCPNTRSCPAQLAARLEYIASRGAFDIEALGEKGAQDLIESGVLIDEGDLFALTTDDLKKSSAYTRKDGQLNASGTKLLNNLDKAKQTDLWRVLVGLSIRHVGPTAARALAARYRSMNALLAATTEELAETDGVGQIIAESFTEWFEVDWHREIVDKWRAAGVTMEDDTSDAPEQTLEGLTVVVTGTLENYSRDEAKEAILSRGGKAAGSVSKKTDYVVVGENAGSKAAKAEELGRPILTEEQFEQLLQTGSLQ